taagagtaaatagtggacgtgggacccactagtgcgaaaaggtcggaaaaattcggccaataaggttaagtttcggatactgtttaaaatttatcgggtgttaagtgataagtagaatgtgtgaagtgattgatgtgagagaggaaagaaagataagaatgcatttatggaggtgacaagtgtcacctcctcattggaagttttttaagaattactattcccaattttgacttttttgaccaaaggattatatatcaaaaaaatgcacaaaaatcaccatttttcttctcttgttggccggccaccttgagcaaggaaggaagaaactttcttcaccattcaagcttctacttgttgcaaatcaaccaaaaacattggttacatccaattccattccatacaatcttaccttctagtgctagtaagttgtttattgaagcttggttgaaggtttaaggtgttcaacaacctcttctctcttgtttcttggtaagtgaagcttgaacaccctcttacaccctatgaagcttaaattatgcttagtagtgcttgaagtgcagaaatttctggttttctcttggtttgaagtgatttggtgaagtttttcattttattgatgatttttctggtttaatatgatcttgatgttgggtgcttgtatgatggattgtaatggttggaaatgactctagtgagtgtgaattctagttaaatgcaatcaattttggatttggtgtgaaattgaaaagttagggttcttaattccccaattctgtccggtttttgatcataggtttagaggccgaatttgacttttctcaaaacatgaaagttgtaggtattggtgagtttgatgtgcctgcaaaatttcaggttatttggattagtgtggagtgagatatgacgaaattactgtagcttttctgctttggacagaatgcgaaaactgcgatagtaattgtctattttgactggaattggtttggattttggagttggtgtcttctgatgcaatgtagctggatgacttagctaacttatgcctttggaatttcggcaattggacttgtatggactgagatatactgattacagtttttggtgatttgcaaacctgttttggtatttctggtttagtattttgcaattttgacctagttaagctaggaactggattgagtgcccttctacattgttgtagccctgtttcatagcttcgaaatggtgggtcttacaaccccaaccgataaccgtagggaatttgacgccattaccgcattataagatcaaacacggtttttctatcgaggcttaagttaaggccatatcttaatttctggtttgctatcatgcctacttatgcatgtgaaacgctattggggttgtgtttagcattgtttggtgactcgttctcgagtctcattgtatgtgttccatgttctagggcttgaaggtagtgctcgacggcttggtgatcgtggtacatgaaataccacttacttgcttggtgagtatactactcacttgatggattactatgtggcttgttaaatgttatgtgatgccttaatggcttacttggatattgaaattgatcaaggtgagggtgtacttgaccgccctcacctcctttgatattgtcactgattggttaccgtcttattgcattactgaacttgatatattggttagtgaattccatttcatggaaactgaattgatgtcgtttggacgatgtccaacggccataatgcattactgagctcaaccccgtttggtagtcaattggatcgagccggcgagggcttggtcgtgaagattgaattgccacggggactgtactggggaaccttgtggtaatgagacccttggttccggtaaactcgagtattaccaaaagctactgaaatggagtgcgggcccggttggggtatgatggATGGAAGGAATGGatgtaaagagttgtctacggtttggttttataacattgacggagagtcaatgaggttggttcaagatttcaagcgtggaaacgggctcttgagagccgaccgtatccttttaccgttttgcttcattgcttatttacgcactttaaatgaaggttcattcttatatgactttgattgcttattgggtggtataccactgggctttggctcattccgtgttatttgttttccttacaggaatataattgcttttgaaaatggactggatagtcaattgccatactgagcttgtaaatgtcttttgtatagctcttgaagtgaaaccctaatgtatcacgggattcatttccttttgataggcaaatcgaatgtgtacttccttagtgaatggttttggcttgccgttgtggcttgtaaatggctaatgttatgttgtatatgtttttcgatgcttggttgggtttcggacgggtcggttactattcatggccgactctggagttcgtttcttttattttgggatattttgcccttttgccttgttgcgcgcattataagtttcaaacgtgatagatcgctttatactgcaccgttagtcctggcgagagttgggcaggcagtccgctaacctctttggttcgccttaggggaaggtggggctgtcacaggtctCCCAGGCCCTCTGTCTCCATGACAGCCAGGATTTGCGCCCTTGGCCGGGTTAGGGGCGTGTATCCTTTTTCAGGGAGCGGCGGTGGAGCGGGGGCCCTATCCTTGGAGAGGCGATCGAAGACGTTCTTCTTGGCTTGGTCGTCCTTAGTTTCAGGGTGGTTTGCCCGTCCTTTCCGGTCCCCAAGCTCCCGATCTGATTCTCGTTTCAGGCGGCCGGCCTCCTCTGCGTTGGCAGCAGCGTGAGCCCGATTCAGGAGCTCTCCCAGATTCTTGGGAGGCTGCTCGACGAGCTTGTAGTAGAGCTCCTCTACCCTTAGCCCGTTCATGAAGGCAGCCATGACCACTTTCTCATCTTTGTCCCTGATCTGCAGGCTTTCTGTGTTGAAGCGCGTCATGAAATTCTTTAGGGACTCGTCCGGCTTCTGCTTGACGGCCATCAAGTGAGCCGCGTTTTTCGAGTAAGTCTTCGAGGAGACGAACTGGGCAGCGAACTGTCTGGCCAGCTCGGTGAAACTCCGGATGGACCCCGGCGCCAGGCCCTGAAACCAGAGCCGTGCCTTTCCCTTAAGAAACATGGGGAAGGTCTTGCAACGGAGTGCGTCCGCGGCGGTCTGCAGACGCATGTGCGTCATGAAGACCGAGAGGTGGTCTTCCGGGTCCGTCGAACCATCGTACAGCTCGATGTTCGGAATCTTGAACCTCCGAGGTAACGGGTAGTCCTCTACCTCTCGGGTAAAGGGCGAGGCTGCGTAGTTATCCTCATACTGTTGGGGCCGCAGGATCTACTCGAGCTCGTCCCGGACGGGCTGCCACTAAGGAGGATCCCGCGGCCGGCTCTGGATGGACCGGACGGGAGATCGCTCCGGTTCGTTCCTCGCGAGCTTCCACGAGGAGGGGTTCCTCAAGCGGTCCCCGGCGGACCGGTCGCGAGAATACCTCTCACTGTCCCCGACCACCGAGGCTCGTGGCTTGGGAGGAGTCCGCGGTCGCTTCCTCCTGGGGGACTGGTCCCGTGACTCGTCCTCTGAGGGGATGAGGAGCGATTCCTACTCCCTTCCCTTCGCCTTAGAGGTCTGCGCACCGCCAGTCTCACCCCCCTCCTTCGCCTGCCGGATTATATCTTCCAGCATGGGGAGGTTCTCGGTTACAAATTGGTATATCTGCTGCTTCCGTTCCCCCGAAAGGGTCGAGCCCCCGGCGCCTCGGGCTGCCTCGGTCTCCAACCGCCGGGATCCCTCACCGGCCCCGGGGTCGGTGTTGTCCATGGTTCGCTTGGAACGCGTCCTCGCCATCAACACAAATACTCGTACCTTCgagttcccacagacggcgccaactgaagaagcacggaacttcccctgaccgagctgacctgatAAGCTCGGAGTGCTGATGGAAGAGCCCGTCCCAAGCCTGCAAAACAGAAAGAAGTGGTCTCTCAAAGGGGGCCTCAAGGTGGTCCCCGAGGgtactccgacggtcaagttagttttccggtgagGAAAGGAAGGACCTATGGTAAAGCAGTCGGGGTCCAATGCCAATAGAGAGCGTACCTTGTACAGTAGGTATGCGTTACCATTTATACCTGTTGAGtagtccgacctccgtacgttccGGGACTTGCCGTGGATAGCTCCCAGCCCCGCACTGAGGGGGATTCCTCGCGCCCTCTGCGGGGTAGCCCTAGGGAGCCTCCCGGAGCCCTAGCCGCCGTGCGCCCTGGGCTGGCTCCCCGTGGGCCCGGGGTGCAAGCCCCGCTCGGGTCGacctgggctgccacgtgtacAGGCCCAGGATGGGGCCTCTGCACAAAGGCTTGCAAACGAAGGCAGGAGGAAAATAAAACAGGCCCTTGAACTAAAGTATGCAACAAACATGATCTGTAAACATGCTCGCTTTGAAGAACAAAAGCTTCTGTAGCTTTCTTATGCAAACCAAATATGATTATACGCAGTGCTGGGAATGAAACTTATGGGTTTATCCACCGAGCCCCAATATTATAGCTTCCTACTCTTGTGGTTAGTGTCAAAGCAACCATTTATTCCCAAAAGATCTACTCCAAGAAACTGAACataaaagaaaacagcaaaactGTGAAGAAAGCATTCTGCAACTGAAACCATTTAGCAGCCCACGTAGCTCAGGAAAATTTGAGACCGAGCTTTAACATGCGAATAAAGAAAGCTTTAACGAAGCTTTAACTAGCGAGTTTGAACTCATTCATGAGTTCATTTCTGCAATGTTTCAGCTTCTATATGCGCAGGAAAACAGCCATGAACTCAAAAGAAACATGCAAGCTTGTCTGCTAACTCCACAAGACTCAAACTATTAACACGCTAAACTCTAATGCAACGTTTGCTGAAGATTCAACAACAGAAAACTCCTGCTGAAAAGATCTACTCCTGAGTTCGCTACTAACTAAAAATCTGTCATCGACTGAGTTCGCTACTAACTAAAAAAAACATGGGGAATCTTCTACACAAAAGGAACTCATGACTCATCATCATAACACAGGACCCGAAGTATGCAGCCCAGATTCGTTCATTGTTTCAAATTTCTGGGTTTTCATCAATTAAAAAAAACGCTGCCAACACACACCCACGATTCGAaccaagcaaaaaaaaattatgcaacCTGAAATCTAACCAAGACTCGCCATTTAAACATCATCTTAATCACATACAACATGACGGGCATCTCAAACCACATACTCACAAACAAGACAGTGAATGACACAAAACTTTCGTTTACTAAGCTTGAATCTTCACACAAGTTGTATAAAATCAACAAGAGAAAAGGCTAAGGTCACCTGATGAGTCTAGCGCAGTCCAATGAAGGTGAAGTGTTCTGAGGAAGTCGTATGGATTTGCTGGAACGAAAGCCCAGAAAGCTTCGTCGCTGCAAGGTTCTTCCAGTGATGTTTGTCGCAGGAGAGTTCTCCGTGTGGGTGATGGCCGTCGTAAGACTCTCCCTCGTTCTCACGACCTCTTTTCCTAGCCGCAACCCTCTTAATTCCAGATCCTCTCTCGGCCAGCCCCCTAGCTCTCCTCTTGCTTCTTAGCCACCCTAAAACCTAGtttctctcctttctcttcCGTTCACTccatttctctaacccaaagcCAGTAACTTTCCTTGCTTTTACCCAGCCGAAACCATTTCTTGCCCTTTTTCAGCTCTCTCATTTTTTCTCTCCGTTTCTTCTTACTAAACCTAGCCGCCGACTACCTCTCAAGACTCTCCACCTCtgcctctcttttttttttccttgctaGCCGTCCtctcctttttattgtttttttgcTCCCCAGCCGCCAACTTCATCCCCCCAGCCGTCATggtttttctgttttcctttcttttgctcttgaTCTCCCCTTTATTCTCTCCGAACTATCTCTTTTTTCTATCCTCTCAACCCTGATCTTCACGGCTCCTGATAAATCCCATTTCACCTCTGCAGAGGCCCTATCCTGGGCCTgtacacgtggcagcccaggtCGACCCGAGCGGGGCTTGCACCCCGGGCCCACGGGGAGCCAGGCCAGGGCTCCGGGAGGCTCCCTACGGCTACCCCGCAGAGGGCGCGAGGAATCCCCCTCAGTGCGGGGCTGGGAGCTATCCACGGCAAGTCCCggaacgtacggaggtcggactaCTCAACAGGTATAAATGGTAACGCATACCTACTGTACAAGGTACGCTCTCTATTGGCATTGGACCCCGACTGCTTTACCATAGGTCCTTCCTTTGctcaccggaaaactaacttgaccgtcggagtacCCTCGGGGACCACCTCGAGGCCCCCTTTGAGAGACCACTTCTTTCTGTTTTGCAGGCTTGGGACGGGCTCTTCCATCAGCACTCCGAGCTTatcaggtcagctcggtcaggggaagttccgtgcttcttcagttggcgccgtctgtgggaactcGAAGGTACGAGTATTTGTGTTGATGGCGAGGACGCGTTCTAAGCGAACCATGGACAACACCGACCCCGGGGCCGGTGAGGGATCCCGGCGGTTGGAGACCGAGGCAGCCCGAGGCGCCGGGGGCTCGACCCTTTCGGGGGAACGGAAGCAGCAGATATACCAATTTGTAACCGAGAACCTCCCCATGCTGGAAGATATAATCCGGCAGGCGAAGGAGGGGGGTGAGGCTGGCGGTGCGCAGACCTCTAAGGCGAAGGGAAGGGAGAAGGAATCGCTCCTCATCCCCTCAGAGGACGAGTCACGGGACCAGCCCCCCAGGAGGAAGCGACCGCGGACTcctcccagggcctttggtcggtggctcgagtgatcccttaggtagcgctatgggcgcagagcacaccatccgcctacccaaggcaatcgatcctaatcctacaaggaggtgtgggaaacgcctacggaaaagaaaaaatagggtaaataagactatgcatgcacgtatgaagtgctttcTTATTGAGGGAAGGGATTGTACCATAAATGCGGACGGAGGTTCTAGGGTGACTaccccccatcccaaaatgcaatcgcgaaacaagtaaaagcaaataaataaatgatccatccattcatcacatacatagtgtgcgAAGAACGATTAGGCACGTGGTGGATACAAAATCCCTAAAAggagaaaaagggcaaaaagggaaagaggaatgcaatcctaaacatccaaatgtaatagataagaaggttaaaaaaagaaaacaatcgactaaatcaaatgctcggactctctaaatccccagtggagtcgccagctgtcgcgccccattttttacaagaaaaataaataaattgaaaagtgaatttttgattggaaaaatgaattgttgatttaaaaagagaatgggcctaaatgggacttgaaatgcgacgattttgacccaaaataagtttaaaaagggttttgaaatgaaaatcggagtcgccacttggtattgggttaaggtgtaccaagtcacctaaaaaatgaaattttttaaagaaaaaatagaaaaaaccctttttaaacgactccaagtctacgtaaatcaaagaaaaaggttcgggagtcacatttgaaaagagggaaggcaaggacgaggtccaaggcaccctctcaacctagccaaggctagttgcgcgatttagtcaaggattttcttattttaaccaaaagatttatcacatttggacgtgctatatgaatgcaaacctagaTCTAGGGGGGTATCGGGGGTaagatttctcttcaaagcttgaatggtgccaatcacattaactGTGATGCCCAAATAacgactctttggagaggtcacgaataatgcaaaagtatgagactccaagaaaaaaaaagaaataaaataattataaatatacgtgacctaagggaatgcatcatgtcgggtacgggggactaatgttcgtgactcaattttcacttttaatagagggaatacgagcatgctaaggctaaaaagccaaactcgtccatatcccatatccaaggggctattccctaatctaatcaagcaaatgaactaacctagttctaatgcttatatgaaatgcaagtctaatgccatgtttcatacaaaaggggcaagtaatatacatataagggacaAATATAGGggaaggggtatacatatataagaaaagagTCATGTAATatggtgaaagaggccctaAAAAGCAAAGATATGCGTGAGatgaagtgatcacacaatcatgcaatcatgatctaacgcgcgaagggctcctaagggtctagcgttggactagcccatgtctataaaTTCTcgctagcattggactagcggagAATCGaaacaaagagccacaactagcattggactagtgtggattcgagaaaggcgaccacaactagcgttggactagtgtggtgacgacatgcatttattataatcaaataaatcatataaagcataataaaacaaataaacacatgaatcacatatagcacataacacataagcatggtatctagatgcaaggccctaagaaagcggtaacacatagcacgtaagcatgcaaagcacacataaagcaagtaaaacaaataaagccctaactattacattcggggggaagCCTACTGCAATTCTAAGAGGGggaatgaaaataaataaaataaacctaactattacaacttggcatttacatgccttttaaataatcaaattgaactaaaataaatatgaaaagcccataaataaataaatgaaatgaataaaaaatattcaagaggCATACAATCAAACatgtaaagtcacatagggcacgtagaatcaaataaagtaagaataagggatagagtgtacctcccttgagttgatgccctaaTGGGGTGagattacttatttaccctccaaaaacaaagaaaaggtcaaggcatcactttaaacaaataatcataaaagataaaaatgaattgtgaaattgaatcaattaaatcatataaacaacccacattcaagaagtcaaaagaataaaagacttgattgcaaacattaataaagttttggggtcaaaattaaagaaaaataaagtttagggacccatttgcaattaaatcagggatccaattgaaagaaattaGAAGTTATTGGGGCCACagtgaaattaaagaaaggtACAGGGACTGATCTGCAAATTCGTtctctggtttcttaatggagcaggccactgggccattttCTAACTTCTTCTTGGGCCGAAGACCACTTGGCCCGATTAGAAGTCCAGGGGAATGACATAGGTCAACCCATTTTTTTACCAAATAAACCCAACCCAAATTAATCACAAACCCGACCAAAAGTGTTGGATTTTAAACAAGAAACCCAAACAGATATTATTAAGCCCACTtttcaaacccaaccaaaattaTTACCCAAAAACCCAAACCATAAAACTAAACCCAACAAAATTagcaaatcaactaaaattattaagccacaattatgatctaaaacccaaaattaatttATCCCaaaaagtcacataaaataGGCAAACATAGGATTAAGCTCAAGAAAGGCAAAATGgatttgatttttccaaattttgaggCCACGGTGAACAAGGGGGACTTGAGGgattaaaatgcaacaaaatagGGACTTAACTGAATGAATTATGAATgttttaggggtcaaaattaaagaaaagcaaagTCCAGGGGTCAACTTatgcttaaatcatgacttAATTGAACGAAATCTGGCAATTACGCAAGCTTTAATGTAATTTCACCAAAGGTCAGGAGTCAAACTGCGAATTCATAAATATTTTCCAACCCAGTTTCGTCTTCCTCGCGATGCTCAGAAGCCATTTCCGTTCTTCTTTGCAATCGAAGCCATTCCGAAAATCAATACAAAACAAAACTCCCTCTCCTAACATTGATTTGAGTTCGTACAAAAGGAGAAATAAGTACAATCAAGATTTATCAAACGCAAGGAATTAAACTTGCCGACTTATCCGTTTTCCTCACACAAAGACGCAGACAAGTCATCTTTCAAACATAATATTCGGTTGGACATTTTATCGAACAGCATgtgggcaaaagaaaaatcaccgATTCTTGTTTAATTAAAACTGTATTCAGCCCCACAAATTTATCAGAAGCACACAAAATGAATCTACAGTCCATTCAATCACATAGAGCGTATATGCTCGAAATTGCAGACAACCGACAAGAAACAGATTCATAAGAGACGTGCTTGGGGTTGGGATTTTCATCATTTGTGCTTGAAAGGCAAACTGAAATTCGAAGGAAAGAATGACTTACAGTGCTTTCTTGGTGACAATTTGCAGGCGATGGTGATGGATTGACGGTGAGGTGGTAGTAGAAGCCTCTGCTGCTTCGTCGGCCGCGGTGGCAGAGGCGGCAGCGGAGGTTGAAAGGTGGCGGCAGAGGCGGGGAGCAGCAGCGGTTTGCTCTGTTTTTCCCAGATTCTCCTTCACCTTGCCGAAGCTTTCTTCCTCTCTGGCTCTCTCTCTCGATTTTCCTTTACGCTGCTTTACCTGAAGCCCTCCTTTTGCTTTTACTCTGTTTTTCCTTCGGTTTTTTCCTCTCCTAGCTCTCTTTTCCATTCTCTTCAGTCCGAGGCTCCCGCGAAGTTCAGTTTTcctccaaaaacaaaatcaGCCGCCAAGCCTTTTTCTCTTGCTTGGTTTCTCTCAGTCTcccctgtttttctttttcctcccccgTTTTGTTGAAGCCCTCCgttccccttttttttgttcGATTAGTTTTCTGGTTTCTTGCTCCCCGGATTCCCAGGTTCTTTCTTTGGATTTCTCTACTGCCGAAAACCTCTCCCTATTTTCCAGCCGAGCTTTCCTCCCGGTCCTCTCCTTCTCTCCGCTCTCTTGTTCTTTTTTCTGCTATTTGTTCCTTAGCCCCCCAACCGAgagcctctctctctcttttttcctcctACTCCGCCGCCcactctgtttttctttttctccttttttttgttttttctcctTCTCCCCTTAGGCCCCCAAGTGTCTAGACACCTACCCCCTATACACTTGTCCTATAATTCCTTAGACATTTGTCTAATGATTATTTTGcacacttgttcaacatgcacacTTCCACCTATCCACACATTTTCCTTTaccttttttttgtcattttcatttttcttcaaaaatcaattaaaaataaattaacaattttcaaaccaa
This portion of the Coffea eugenioides isolate CCC68of chromosome 11, Ceug_1.0, whole genome shotgun sequence genome encodes:
- the LOC113752010 gene encoding uncharacterized protein LOC113752010, with product MRLQTAADALRCKTFPMFLKGKARLWFQGLAPGSIRSFTELARQFAAQFVSSKTYSKNAAHLMAVKQKPDESLKNFMTRFNTESLQIRDKDEKVVMAAFMNGLRVEELYYKLVEQPPKNLGELLNRAHAAANAEEAGRLKRESDRELGDRKGRANHPETKDDQAKKNVFDRLSKDRAPAPPPLPEKGYTPLTRPRAQILAVMETEGLGDL